The proteins below come from a single Caulobacter segnis ATCC 21756 genomic window:
- a CDS encoding LysR family transcriptional regulator — MSRAQLPLNALRAFEASARHLSFTKAAIELCVTQAAISHQVKGLEARLGATLFRRLPRGLALTDEGLALLPSVRESFDRLDDTLARFEGGRVTEVLSVGVVGTFAVGWLLPRLPAFREAHPFVDLRLFTNNNRADLAGEGLDCAIRFGDGAWHGTEAAPLFAAPMSPLCAPAVAERLSGPQDLFRETLLRSYRAADWPDWFAAAGLSPPPIRGPVFDSSWVMVEAAIQGLGVALAPPDMFMRDLAQGRLVRPFEIEVGAGRYWLTWLKSKAPSPALKAFLAWISASETE, encoded by the coding sequence TTGAGCCGCGCCCAATTGCCCCTCAACGCCCTGCGCGCTTTCGAGGCCTCGGCGCGCCACCTGTCCTTCACCAAGGCCGCGATCGAGCTGTGCGTGACCCAGGCGGCGATCAGCCATCAGGTGAAGGGCTTGGAGGCCCGGCTGGGCGCGACGCTGTTCCGCCGGCTGCCCCGGGGTCTGGCCCTGACCGACGAGGGCTTGGCCCTGCTGCCGTCGGTGCGGGAGTCGTTCGACCGCCTCGACGACACCCTGGCGCGCTTCGAGGGCGGCCGGGTCACAGAGGTGCTCAGCGTCGGGGTGGTCGGCACCTTCGCGGTCGGCTGGCTGCTGCCGCGCCTGCCGGCCTTCCGCGAAGCCCATCCGTTCGTCGACCTGCGACTCTTCACCAACAACAACCGCGCCGACCTCGCGGGTGAGGGGCTGGACTGCGCCATCCGCTTCGGCGACGGGGCCTGGCACGGGACCGAGGCCGCGCCGCTATTCGCCGCGCCCATGAGCCCGCTGTGCGCCCCAGCGGTGGCCGAGCGCCTCTCGGGCCCTCAGGACCTATTCCGCGAGACCCTGCTGCGCAGCTACCGCGCCGCCGACTGGCCCGACTGGTTCGCGGCCGCCGGCCTCTCGCCGCCGCCGATCCGCGGGCCGGTGTTCGACAGCTCCTGGGTGATGGTCGAGGCGGCGATCCAGGGGCTTGGCGTGGCGCTGGCGCCGCCCGATATGTTCATGCGAGACCTCGCCCAAGGACGGCTGGTCCGGCCCTTCGAAATCGAGGTCGGGGCGGGCCGCTACTGGCTGAC
- the bla gene encoding class A beta-lactamase encodes MLHRRTLITALAAAPALLSVAGPSLARDRAMATKDLSSRINELEKASGGRIGLAVLDTHDGRRFAWRGDQRFRMCSTIKAPLSAAILRRVDQGRERLDRRVTFGPEVLMDNSPIVEKHVQDGMTIGQLCEATITLSDNAAANLLFEALGGASGGPAALTRFLRAIGDQTTRSDRLEPELNRGPPDDPRDTTTPAAMLATWKTLLLDDALSPASRQQFRDWLIANKTGDRRLRAGLPPGWRVGDKTGNNGRDITNDVAIAWPPGRGPILIAAFHDRGGDEAARNAVHANVARAVVAAGFGA; translated from the coding sequence ATGCTGCATCGTAGAACCCTGATCACGGCCCTGGCGGCCGCGCCCGCCCTGCTGTCCGTCGCCGGCCCATCCCTGGCCCGCGACCGCGCCATGGCGACGAAAGACCTTAGCTCACGTATTAACGAATTGGAGAAGGCCAGCGGCGGCCGGATCGGCCTGGCCGTACTGGACACCCACGACGGCCGCCGTTTCGCCTGGCGCGGCGACCAGCGCTTCCGCATGTGCAGCACGATCAAGGCCCCGCTTAGCGCCGCCATCCTGCGCCGTGTCGACCAGGGCCGTGAGCGGCTGGACCGGCGGGTGACCTTCGGGCCCGAGGTGCTGATGGACAACTCGCCGATCGTCGAGAAGCATGTCCAGGACGGCATGACGATCGGCCAGCTGTGCGAGGCGACGATCACGCTCAGCGACAACGCCGCGGCCAACCTGCTGTTCGAGGCCCTGGGCGGCGCGAGCGGCGGCCCGGCGGCCCTGACCCGCTTCCTGCGGGCCATCGGCGATCAGACCACCCGCAGCGACCGGCTGGAGCCGGAACTGAACCGCGGCCCGCCCGACGATCCGCGCGACACCACCACCCCCGCGGCCATGCTGGCGACGTGGAAGACCCTGCTGCTGGACGACGCCCTCTCCCCCGCCTCGCGCCAGCAGTTCCGCGACTGGCTGATCGCCAACAAGACCGGCGACCGGCGGCTGCGCGCGGGCCTGCCGCCCGGCTGGCGCGTCGGCGACAAGACCGGCAACAACGGCCGCGACATCACCAACGACGTCGCCATCGCCTGGCCGCCGGGACGAGGTCCCATCCTGATCGCCGCCTTCCACGACCGCGGCGGCGACGAGGCGGCCCGCAACGCCGTCCACGCGAATGTGGCGCGGGCGGTCGTCGCGGCGGGCTTCGGCGCCTAG
- a CDS encoding SDR family NAD(P)-dependent oxidoreductase yields the protein MTEQFGAKSTTDDVLAGVDLSGKRVLVTGVSAGLGVETARALAAHGADVVGAARDLGKAEAATAAVREAAATGGGSLQLIQLDLADLKSVRAAADALVEDGRSFDLVIANAGVMATPFGKTADGFETQFGTNHLGHFLFVNRIADLLKAGSRVVSLASAGHRFSDVDLEDPNFETTEYTPFGAYGRSKTANVLFAVEFDRRHKARGVRAAAVHPGGIHTELSRHLDPVFIQQWLDQLNAEAAAQGQPPIQMKTIPQGAATSVWAGVVAPAEAVGGRYCEDCHVAERVESDSLLRAGVRPYAVDPARAQALWALSEKMVGEAF from the coding sequence ATGACCGAGCAATTCGGAGCCAAATCCACCACTGACGACGTCCTGGCGGGCGTGGACTTGAGCGGCAAGCGGGTGCTGGTCACCGGCGTCTCGGCCGGCCTGGGCGTCGAGACCGCCCGAGCCCTGGCGGCGCACGGGGCCGACGTTGTCGGAGCGGCCCGCGACCTGGGCAAGGCCGAGGCGGCGACCGCCGCCGTGCGCGAAGCGGCCGCGACCGGCGGCGGTTCGCTGCAACTGATCCAATTGGACCTGGCCGACCTGAAGAGCGTTCGCGCCGCCGCCGACGCCTTGGTCGAGGATGGCCGTTCGTTCGACCTGGTCATCGCCAACGCCGGCGTGATGGCGACGCCGTTCGGCAAGACGGCCGATGGCTTCGAGACCCAGTTTGGGACCAATCACCTCGGCCACTTCCTGTTCGTCAACCGCATCGCCGACCTGCTGAAGGCGGGTTCGCGCGTGGTGTCCCTGGCTTCGGCCGGACATCGCTTCTCGGACGTCGATCTCGAGGACCCGAACTTCGAGACCACCGAGTACACGCCGTTTGGCGCCTATGGCCGCTCCAAGACCGCCAACGTCCTGTTCGCCGTCGAGTTCGACCGGCGGCACAAGGCGCGCGGCGTCCGAGCCGCCGCCGTGCATCCGGGCGGCATCCATACCGAGCTGAGCCGACACCTGGACCCGGTCTTCATCCAGCAGTGGCTGGACCAGCTGAACGCGGAGGCCGCCGCCCAGGGGCAGCCTCCGATCCAGATGAAGACCATTCCGCAAGGCGCGGCGACCAGCGTGTGGGCCGGGGTCGTAGCGCCGGCCGAGGCCGTCGGCGGACGCTATTGCGAGGACTGTCACGTGGCCGAACGGGTCGAGAGCGACTCGCTGCTCCGTGCTGGCGTCCGTCCCTACGCCGTCGACCCGGCGCGCGCCCAGGCCTTGTGGGCGTTGAGCGAGAAGATGGTCGGCGAAGCGTTCTAG